Proteins found in one Melospiza georgiana isolate bMelGeo1 chromosome 1, bMelGeo1.pri, whole genome shotgun sequence genomic segment:
- the TMEM74 gene encoding transmembrane protein 74, whose protein sequence is MACMELLYLAEESRQVPLGTTTGWSLPPHPYEQQQCEGGEVDARAAAAVAALHCERHCKALQRGPVAEPPLAPRPSSLGTSPQEHPAPSSTSQPCQPAESLPRDEDGGKKKACCCAQELETSFTYVDENVNLEHARSPPTPTGGQDAPLQQHSCRELPPEWAHDSPSLVSEEDDAASEAAAGKSVDYGFISAILFLVSGILLVIISYVVPRDVTVDPSTVAAREMERLENESARIGAHLDRCVIAGLCLLTLGGVVLSSLLMMSMWKGELYRRSRFASSKESAKLYGSFNFRMKSGANDNMLELSLVEEDVLAIDN, encoded by the coding sequence ATGGCTTGCATGGAGCTTCTCTACCTGGCCGAGGAGAGCAGACAGGTGCCCCTGGGCACCACTACTGGCTGGAGCCTGCCCCCCCATCCCTacgagcagcagcagtgtgaggGCGGTGAGGTGGACGCCAGAGCAGCCGCTGCCGTGGCAGCCctgcactgtgagcggcactGCAAGGCCTTGCAGAGGGGCCCTGTGGCTGAGCCCCCCCTGGCACCCCGGccctcctccctgggcacctCGCCCCAGGAGCACCCTGCCCCCTCCAGCacgtcccagccctgccagccagcCGAGAGCTTGCCCAGGGACGAGGATGGAGGGAAGAAGAaagcctgctgctgtgcccaggaacTCGAGACATCCTTCACTTATGTGGATGAAAATGTAAATCTGGAGCATGCAAGAAGTCCCCCCACTCCTACAGGTGGCCAGGAtgcccctctgcagcagcattcctgcagggagctgccacctGAATGGGCACACGATTCTCCTTCCTTGGTCTCTGAGGAGGATGATGCTGCCTcggaggcagcagctgggaaatccGTTGACTATGGATTCATTAGTGCCATTTTGTTCCTGGTTAGTGGCATTTTGCTGGTGATAATTTCCTACGTGGTGCCCAGAGACGTGACTGTAGATCCCAGCACTGTGGCTGCCCGGGAGatggagaggctggagaacGAGAGCGCGAGGATCGGCGCTCACTTGGACCGCTGTGTTATCGCCGGGCTGTGTCTCTTAACCCTGGGGGGCGTGGTGCTCTCCAGCCTGCTCATGATGTCCATGTGGAAAGGGGAGCTGTACCGGAGGAGCAGGTTTGCATCCTCTAAGGAGTCTGCAAAGCTGTATGGATCTTTCAATTTTAGAATGAAGTCTGGAGCAAATGATAATATGCTCGAGCTGTCGTTAGTTGAGGAAGATGTGCTTGCCATAGATAATTAG